Proteins encoded by one window of Lycium barbarum isolate Lr01 chromosome 11, ASM1917538v2, whole genome shotgun sequence:
- the LOC132617664 gene encoding G-type lectin S-receptor-like serine/threonine-protein kinase At4g27290: YVGIWYKKIEPRTVVWVANRDIPLNDTSGVLTLKPNGILVLVNSSNASIWSSNSSRSLKNPKAWLLDSANLVVSDGNDKDPRINFAWQSFDYPGNTLLPGMKIGKNLVTGMDRSVTSWKSTDDPTPGEYVDRVDSHGWPRLLVSRNSSIIFSSGPWNGIAFSSSPNSKAKAYYTFEFIVNQQEIYYKYELKNESMPTRVVLNPAGVIEHLTWIEHTQSWFLYLTAQLDNCDRFALCGPYSSCNINNSPPCDCLKGFTPRYVFFKLCAHLTLSCWR, translated from the coding sequence tacGTTGGCATATGGTACAAGAAGATAGAACCTAGAACTGTCGTTTGGGTTGCAAATAGAGACATTCCACTAAATGACACTTCAGGAGTGTTAACACTCAAGCCCAATGGGATTCTTGTACTTGTCAACAGTTCCAATGCATCAATTTGGTCATCAAACTCATCAAGATCCTTAAAGAATCCAAAGGCGTGGCTCCTGGATTCTGCTAACCTTGTTGTAAGTGATGGAAATGACAAAGACCCCAGAATTAATTTCGCGTGGCAGAGTTTTGATTATCCAGGAAATACATTATTACCTGGCATGAAGATAGGAAAAAATTTGGTCACGGGCATGGATAGGTCCGTAACGTCATGGAAGAGCACGGATGATCCTACTCCTGGTGAATATGTAGACCGTGTTGATTCTCATGGATGGCCGCGATTACTCGTGTCCAGAAATTCATCTATAATATTTAGCTCAGGGCCATGGAATGGTATTGCATTTAGTAGTAGTCCTAACAGTAAAGCAAAAGCATATTACACTTTCGAGTTTATTGTTAATCAGCAGGAAATTTACTACAAATACGAGCTTAAGAATGAGTCCATGCCCACCAGGGTGGTGCTCAACCCGGCTGGGGTGATAGAACACCTGACATGGATTGAGCACACTCAGAGCTGGTTTCTCTACTTGACAGCACAACTTGATAATTGTGATCGTTTTGCTTTATGTGGACCTTATTCGAGTTGCAATATCAATAACTCCCCTCCATGTGACTGTCTGAAAGGTTTCACGCCTAGGTACGTATTTTTTAAACTATGTGCCCATCTAACCTTAAGCTGTTGGAGATAA
- the LOC132618303 gene encoding G-type lectin S-receptor-like serine/threonine-protein kinase At4g27290 isoform X1: MSSQDPQESAADWSSGCVRRTSLDCNQDGFLKFTGIKMPDSRNSWYNESMNLEECEKMCLADCNCTAYSNLDVRNGGSGCLLWFGELIDIREFSQNEQDLYVRVAASELDRNRWRKKSVLVAVISAVVATFILSFIAWFSFQRRKIRTGSEVENEDIELPLFDLVTVSTATENFSSANVIGEGGFGPVYKGILQNGPEIAVKRLSKYSGQGVQELKNEIVLISKLQHRNLVKLLGCCLEGDERMLIYEFMPNASLDYFIFDPSRKTSLAWKDRFEIAMGISRGLLYLHQDSRLKIIHRDLKTSNILLDSDMNAKISDFGLAKIFGGDQVEGKTKRVIGTYGYMSPEYAVDGKYSVKSDVFSIGVIILEIVSGRKNRKFHHLEHHHNLLGHAWLLWTEGKVLELIDECLKESFSESQVLRCIQVGLLCVQKLPKDRPTMASVVFWLGNEGLVLPQPKQPGFFIERNSMESSESTDEAYLSNSMSITVLEPR, from the exons ATGTCTTCACAGGATCCTCAAGAGTCTGCAGCAGACTGGTCTAGTGGTTGTGTAAGGAGAACTTCTTTGGATTGTAACCAAGATGGTTTTCTTAAATTTACTGGTATCAAGATGCCGGATTCTAGGAACTCATGGTATAATGAGAGCATGAACCTTGAAGAATGCGAGAAAATGTGCTTGGCTGATTGCAATTGTACAGCCTACTCAAATCTTGATGTTAGAAATGGCGGAAGTGGATGCTTACTATGGTTTGGAGAACTCATTGATATTAGAGAGTTCAGCCAAAATGAGCAAGACCTGTATGTGAGAGTAGCTGCTTCAGAATTAG ACAGGAATCGGTGGAGAAAGAAGTCAGTCCTGGTTGCTGTCATTTCAGCAGTGGTAGCAACATTTATCCTCAGTTTTATAGCTTGGTTTTCCTTCCAAAGAAGGAAAATCAGAACAG GTTCAGAAGTTGAAAATGAGGACATTGAGCTTCCACTGTTTGATTTAGTTACTGTTTCAACTGCCACTGAGAACTTCTCTTCGGCTAATGTGATTGGGGAGGGTGGTTTTGGACCGGTTTACAAG GGTATCCTACAAAATGGACCAGAGATAGCAGTAAAGAGGCTATCGAAGTATTCTGGACAAGGCGTTCAAGAGTTAAAAAATGAAATCGTTCTCATTTCCAAGCTTCAGCATAGGAACCTCGTCAAGCTTTTGGGTTGCTGCCTTGAAGGAGATGAAAGGATGCTAATCTATGAGTTTATGCCCAACGCTAGCTTGGACTATTtcatttttg ATCCAAGCAGAAAAACTTCACTTGCATGGAAGGACCGCTTTGAAATTGCTATGGGAATATCTCGAGGTCTTCTTTACCTTCACCAGGACTCGAGATTAAAAATTATTCACAGAGATCTCAAAACCAGCAATATTTTATTAGATAGTGACATGAACGCCAAAATTTCTGATTTTGGCCTTGCCAAAATTTTTGGTGGAGACCAAGTGGAAGGAAAAACAAAAAGAGTAATAGGGACATA TGGATATATGTCGCCGGAATACGCTGTTGATGGGAAATATTCAGTAAAATCAGATGTATTCAGTATCGGCGTAATCATTCTTGAAATAGTTAGTGGAAGAAAGAACAGGAAATTTCATCATTTGGAGCATCATCACAATCTTTTGGGACAT GCATGGTTACTTTGGACTGAAGGCAAAGTGTTGGAATTGATTGACGAATGTTTGAAAGAATCATTTTCAGAATCTCAAGTGTTGAGATGCATCCAGGTCGGTTTGTTGTGCGTCCAAAAACTCCCGAAGGATAGGCCAACAATGGCATCAGTAGTTTTCTGGTTGGGCAATGAAGGTCTGGTTCTTCCTCAACCAAAGCAGCCTGGGTTTTTTATAGAGAGGAATTCAATGGAATCTTCAGAGTCGACTGATGAAGCATATCTAAGTAATAGCATGTCGATAACAGTTCTAGAGCCAAGATAG
- the LOC132618303 gene encoding G-type lectin S-receptor-like serine/threonine-protein kinase At4g27290 isoform X2 has product MSSQDPQESAADWSSGCVRRTSLDCNQDGFLKFTGIKMPDSRNSWYNESMNLEECEKMCLADCNCTAYSNLDVRNGGSGCLLWFGELIDIREFSQNEQDLYVRVAASELGSEVENEDIELPLFDLVTVSTATENFSSANVIGEGGFGPVYKGILQNGPEIAVKRLSKYSGQGVQELKNEIVLISKLQHRNLVKLLGCCLEGDERMLIYEFMPNASLDYFIFDPSRKTSLAWKDRFEIAMGISRGLLYLHQDSRLKIIHRDLKTSNILLDSDMNAKISDFGLAKIFGGDQVEGKTKRVIGTYGYMSPEYAVDGKYSVKSDVFSIGVIILEIVSGRKNRKFHHLEHHHNLLGHAWLLWTEGKVLELIDECLKESFSESQVLRCIQVGLLCVQKLPKDRPTMASVVFWLGNEGLVLPQPKQPGFFIERNSMESSESTDEAYLSNSMSITVLEPR; this is encoded by the exons ATGTCTTCACAGGATCCTCAAGAGTCTGCAGCAGACTGGTCTAGTGGTTGTGTAAGGAGAACTTCTTTGGATTGTAACCAAGATGGTTTTCTTAAATTTACTGGTATCAAGATGCCGGATTCTAGGAACTCATGGTATAATGAGAGCATGAACCTTGAAGAATGCGAGAAAATGTGCTTGGCTGATTGCAATTGTACAGCCTACTCAAATCTTGATGTTAGAAATGGCGGAAGTGGATGCTTACTATGGTTTGGAGAACTCATTGATATTAGAGAGTTCAGCCAAAATGAGCAAGACCTGTATGTGAGAGTAGCTGCTTCAGAATTAG GTTCAGAAGTTGAAAATGAGGACATTGAGCTTCCACTGTTTGATTTAGTTACTGTTTCAACTGCCACTGAGAACTTCTCTTCGGCTAATGTGATTGGGGAGGGTGGTTTTGGACCGGTTTACAAG GGTATCCTACAAAATGGACCAGAGATAGCAGTAAAGAGGCTATCGAAGTATTCTGGACAAGGCGTTCAAGAGTTAAAAAATGAAATCGTTCTCATTTCCAAGCTTCAGCATAGGAACCTCGTCAAGCTTTTGGGTTGCTGCCTTGAAGGAGATGAAAGGATGCTAATCTATGAGTTTATGCCCAACGCTAGCTTGGACTATTtcatttttg ATCCAAGCAGAAAAACTTCACTTGCATGGAAGGACCGCTTTGAAATTGCTATGGGAATATCTCGAGGTCTTCTTTACCTTCACCAGGACTCGAGATTAAAAATTATTCACAGAGATCTCAAAACCAGCAATATTTTATTAGATAGTGACATGAACGCCAAAATTTCTGATTTTGGCCTTGCCAAAATTTTTGGTGGAGACCAAGTGGAAGGAAAAACAAAAAGAGTAATAGGGACATA TGGATATATGTCGCCGGAATACGCTGTTGATGGGAAATATTCAGTAAAATCAGATGTATTCAGTATCGGCGTAATCATTCTTGAAATAGTTAGTGGAAGAAAGAACAGGAAATTTCATCATTTGGAGCATCATCACAATCTTTTGGGACAT GCATGGTTACTTTGGACTGAAGGCAAAGTGTTGGAATTGATTGACGAATGTTTGAAAGAATCATTTTCAGAATCTCAAGTGTTGAGATGCATCCAGGTCGGTTTGTTGTGCGTCCAAAAACTCCCGAAGGATAGGCCAACAATGGCATCAGTAGTTTTCTGGTTGGGCAATGAAGGTCTGGTTCTTCCTCAACCAAAGCAGCCTGGGTTTTTTATAGAGAGGAATTCAATGGAATCTTCAGAGTCGACTGATGAAGCATATCTAAGTAATAGCATGTCGATAACAGTTCTAGAGCCAAGATAG